Below is a window of Bacteroidota bacterium DNA.
GTACAGAAGTGGTTATCAACCTTGAAGACTGTACCAGAAAAGGAATTATTTGTCTACGGTATAAGTCAAGTTCAGTTGTCAAAGGATGAGAGAACAGGATTGGGATTGATCTTCCCTTCAAATGATTTACTTACTTCTCTTGCAGCATCAATTTCCACAGAAAGTGTTGAGTTGAACAAAGCGATCTTTGCACTGTTAACTGACGAGAAGAATCCAGAAAGTTTTTCAGAAAAACAAATAGGTTTGGGCAAAAAGCTCTCTGTGGTATTTAGTGAGAGCATAGTAGATGATAAGATGTCTTCGACCTTACTTTTCACTTGTGAGGCAATACGTGAAATGCCTGATTGGCTTGACGCTGAAAGTGCAAATACTGTCAGTTCATTAATTATTAATCAATATAAAAAATACACTGCAAACAGTGAGCTTGAACAAGCACTATTAGAAACTTTGCTTCTTTGCTATCCTTCACTTAAGGATGTTGCTCAGACGAAGAAAGTCAAAGACAGTTACGATTCCTTTGCCGATCTATTGCCACCCGATAGATTTGAAACCCATATCGAAAGAATATTACTTGGACCGTTCGACGAGACAAGTATTTTGGAGGTGCTAATACCTGAAAGTTTGAATCGAAGAATATCGTCAATTGAAAGGGAAATTGAATCTCCCGATGACACAATTATAGGCAACGCTAGATTATGCCGCAAGTACAAACAATATATTGGCGAAGAAAAGTATAACGAACTGCTCTCAAAACTCTTCAATCTAAAAGATGCTAATGCGATAGAGGGTTGGAGTCCATTCATGGTAGAGGAAATTACACAATCAAACGATGAGCGGGTAAATTCGTTACTTGACAGTACTGTGTCATCTTTAAAGAATTCGTCTCTGCCAAAAGCAGCACGCGAGCATTATGGCAAACTTCTGATAAAAATTCTTTATGATGAAATAACAGTGAGCAGAGGTAAATCCTATTATGAAATGCTGTTCGTATTATTAGGGGATGACGACCTTGTAAATGTAGGTTTTGTTGTGGATAGCTTCGATTCACTTCATAGCAGATTCGGGGATGAAGTACCTGAACAAAACATTGATGATGAGGTTAGAAAACTTTTAGCAAAACAGAATCTTGGTTCATATTCAGGCACAGTAAACATTTATCTTGGCTATCAATCATCAATTACACTAGATTCGTGTCATGAGATAGTTAGTAAAACCATTGCTGAGCTTCCAAATGATTTACTTAATGTAGACCATAGGTATCAACTCCTTCATCTGTTAGGAGGGATAAGTAACGCTGGAGAACGTGCGAGAGATATTTCAGAGGTGTTGTTTAAGTATAAGGAAACCGGAAGCGTTAATGAACTCAAGACTAAGGCATATGAGATATATGAGCACCTTACTCGTAACGACATAGTTGCTGTGTATCTACCTCCAGCCAAGTCCGAACCTGCAGAATCAACAGCAATCAAAGAAGAGAAAAATGTTAACTGATCCACAACTCAAATCTAAAGTCGACGCTCTCTGGGACAAATTCTGGTCCGGGGGCAAATTGTGTGCGGGGTTGTCGACCCCTCCCGCCACAATGCGGCGGGATTTCGCAAAAAGCGCTCAACTATCGTCCCACTTCGCATGGGGGATGGTTGTCCGCACCTGTCCAAGCTCTAACTTTTCCCCTTGTGAAGTGGAACATCCCGTTGAAAGCGGGAGTGGAAAACACAAAAGGGGTCGAAGTGATTTTATGACTGAGATATTTAATAAAAAAGAGATGAAGGAGAGAAGACAATCTCTTCGTAATCAAGCTACTTTAACTGAAGTACGTTTATGGGATCGCTTACGGAAAAAGCAAATTTTAGGTGTTCGCTTTCGAAGGCAATTCAGCATAGGAAACTATATCGTGGATTTCTATTCACCTCAGATTAAACTTGCTATCGAGATAAACGGCAAAA
It encodes the following:
- a CDS encoding endonuclease domain-containing protein — its product is MTEIFNKKEMKERRQSLRNQATLTEVRLWDRLRKKQILGVRFRRQFSIGNYIVDFYSPQIKLAIEINGKSHDTETKREYDLNRDENIKQLGINIIRFRNHEVLDEIDNVVRKIEDAIKTFPLKKGETKG